In Acidovorax sp. 106, the following proteins share a genomic window:
- a CDS encoding site-specific integrase, translating to MGSIKKRSLKDGSSVYDCRINRGVAGTLSKTFKRKDEAESWARAIEGKIDRGENISRKAQTTMFTVACAEYIKHYKPLKTKERVLTPGEIMAVQSLNQDFKKFAISEITNQLIQAWIDRFLETEVATQPRKKVHPYYNGGLDKNGKRKTYSESTVRRHFFVLKKILVWYSVREDFVLPSNLFLQLQIPRAWAGKRKRRLEAGELERLHEAAVRGYDHKVEWPLLIDFALNTAARMQEILKTKWSDLNLEGRSWTIPPENVKTSTFRTVPLSKKSLAILEKMATLRVKGEDRVFHMWRDSATTSKGFRRLAVRAGIEDFRFHDLRHEGVSRLFETTDLTDSEIMSITGHTSSEMLKAYSALRPNALARRLDGEKR from the coding sequence ATGGGTTCTATCAAGAAACGGTCGCTGAAAGACGGCAGCTCCGTCTATGACTGCCGCATCAATCGGGGGGTGGCTGGGACCCTGAGCAAGACCTTCAAGAGGAAGGATGAAGCCGAAAGCTGGGCCCGCGCTATCGAGGGAAAAATTGATCGCGGCGAGAACATCAGCCGCAAAGCGCAGACGACTATGTTTACGGTCGCCTGTGCTGAATACATCAAGCACTACAAGCCCTTGAAAACCAAAGAAAGGGTGCTGACGCCGGGCGAAATCATGGCAGTCCAAAGCTTGAACCAAGATTTCAAGAAATTTGCCATTAGCGAAATCACGAACCAACTGATACAGGCATGGATTGACAGGTTCTTGGAGACAGAGGTGGCCACGCAGCCTCGCAAGAAAGTTCACCCGTACTACAACGGTGGGCTCGACAAGAACGGCAAGAGGAAGACGTACAGCGAGAGTACCGTGCGTCGGCACTTCTTTGTGCTTAAAAAGATCCTCGTTTGGTATTCAGTGCGCGAGGACTTCGTCCTTCCAAGCAATCTCTTCTTGCAGCTCCAAATCCCGCGTGCATGGGCAGGCAAGCGCAAGCGCCGATTAGAAGCGGGAGAACTGGAACGCCTGCATGAGGCCGCAGTTAGGGGATACGATCACAAAGTAGAGTGGCCGTTGCTGATCGACTTTGCGTTGAACACAGCGGCGCGAATGCAGGAAATCCTCAAAACCAAGTGGAGCGATCTCAACTTGGAAGGGCGAAGCTGGACCATCCCGCCAGAGAACGTCAAGACGTCCACTTTCCGCACGGTACCGCTGTCGAAAAAGTCGCTGGCCATTCTCGAAAAAATGGCGACTCTTCGGGTCAAGGGTGAAGACCGCGTCTTCCACATGTGGCGCGATAGTGCGACGACCAGCAAGGGATTCAGGCGGCTAGCGGTACGCGCGGGCATCGAAGATTTCCGCTTTCATGATCTGCGGCATGAAGGTGTCAGCCGCTTGTTTGAGACCACTGACCTGACTGATAGCGAAATCATGAGCATCACCGGACACACCTCGTCCGAAATGCTCAAAGCCTACTCTGCACTTCGCCCCAACGCGCTCGCGCGCAGGCTTGACGGCGAAAAACGGTAG